A DNA window from Fodinibius sp. Rm-B-1B1-1 contains the following coding sequences:
- a CDS encoding M1 family metallopeptidase, translating to MNIFSKRYNSTLTKKKNAPFKLGLTIVLLLFSATSFAQSSGVLATTKDSLRGSITAERGWWEVVYYDLNVTIQPADSSITGYNHITYRVVDKPKRMQIDLQDPLNIDQITQNGNPLEYQRAENSYAYMVNMPDSLQKDSLYTISVYYQGKPKVAENAPWDGGFVWEQDSLGNHFIATANQGLGASVWWPNKDHQSAEPDSMSINITVPSKIKNVSNGRLRDTTKHDNGMTTWHWFVSNPINNYNVAVNAGNYVNFSDTYDGKDGTLDLDYWVLEHNLDKAKQQFEQVKPMMQCFEDWFGPYPFYEDSFKLVETPHLGMEHQSAVAYGNGYQNGYRGTDLSGTGWGLKWDFIIIHETGHEWWGNNITTNDVADMWVHEGFTSYSESIYTECRFGKEAGAEYTRGIRDGIENEEPITGKYGLNNEGSGDMYNKAHNMLHMIRQIIGNDSQWKEILRGIQRDFRHQIVTADQIERYIIEQSGKDLDDVFDQYVHYTDIPTFEYHIKDDVLYYRWKADVDHFDMPLEVTLNDNGYSVIHPTSERWKRTKLELSDPSNFSLHVDYYVNKDLVKHVE from the coding sequence ATGAATATTTTTTCCAAACGATATAATTCTACTTTAACGAAAAAGAAAAACGCCCCCTTTAAACTTGGACTGACAATAGTATTACTGTTGTTTTCGGCAACTTCTTTTGCTCAAAGCTCCGGGGTTCTGGCCACAACCAAGGATTCTCTTCGCGGCTCTATAACTGCTGAACGCGGCTGGTGGGAGGTCGTTTATTATGACTTGAACGTTACCATCCAGCCTGCGGATTCTTCCATCACCGGATACAACCATATCACCTACCGCGTTGTTGACAAGCCAAAGCGTATGCAAATTGACCTGCAGGATCCGCTCAATATTGACCAGATCACGCAAAACGGAAACCCACTCGAATATCAGCGGGCTGAAAACAGTTATGCCTATATGGTAAATATGCCAGATAGCCTTCAAAAAGATTCTCTTTATACGATCTCTGTTTATTACCAAGGAAAACCAAAAGTAGCCGAAAATGCGCCCTGGGACGGCGGTTTTGTTTGGGAGCAAGATTCACTCGGCAATCACTTTATTGCTACCGCCAATCAAGGACTTGGTGCCAGCGTGTGGTGGCCCAACAAAGATCATCAATCCGCAGAGCCCGACAGTATGAGCATCAATATTACGGTGCCCAGTAAAATCAAAAATGTCTCGAATGGACGGCTACGCGACACCACCAAGCATGACAATGGCATGACTACTTGGCACTGGTTCGTATCCAATCCCATAAATAATTACAATGTAGCAGTAAATGCTGGCAACTACGTAAATTTTAGCGATACGTATGACGGCAAAGACGGAACCCTTGATCTGGATTACTGGGTGCTGGAACACAACCTCGACAAAGCGAAACAACAGTTCGAGCAGGTAAAGCCTATGATGCAGTGTTTTGAAGATTGGTTTGGCCCCTACCCTTTTTATGAGGATAGTTTTAAACTGGTAGAAACGCCGCATCTGGGCATGGAACACCAAAGTGCAGTAGCTTATGGAAACGGCTATCAAAATGGCTATCGCGGCACTGACTTATCAGGTACCGGCTGGGGATTAAAGTGGGATTTTATCATAATTCACGAAACCGGGCACGAGTGGTGGGGCAACAATATCACTACAAACGATGTTGCCGACATGTGGGTACATGAAGGTTTTACCAGTTATTCAGAATCCATCTATACCGAATGTCGCTTTGGCAAGGAAGCCGGCGCCGAATATACACGTGGAATCCGTGATGGTATTGAAAATGAGGAACCCATCACAGGAAAATATGGATTGAACAATGAAGGTTCCGGCGACATGTATAACAAAGCACACAATATGTTACACATGATTCGCCAGATTATTGGTAACGACAGCCAATGGAAAGAAATCCTCCGTGGAATTCAAAGAGATTTCCGCCATCAAATTGTGACTGCCGACCAAATTGAGCGCTATATCATCGAACAATCCGGGAAAGATTTAGATGACGTTTTTGATCAATATGTACACTATACCGACATCCCAACCTTCGAATATCATATTAAAGATGATGTGCTTTATTACCGATGGAAAGCCGACGTTGACCATTTTGATATGCCACTCGAAGTAACACTTAACGATAATGGATACTCTGTGATTCATCCAACCTCTGAACGATGGAAACGCACAAAGCTGGAATTATCTGACCCGTCAAATTTTTCATTACATGTAGATTATTATGTGAATAAAGATTTGGTGAAACATGTTGAATAG
- a CDS encoding sensor histidine kinase: MKKQAIDKLQENVVGDKNSNGKISDILLKAIETTSEMVVITDAPEKIGNEQIIFVNKAFERITQYSRDEVMGKTPSLLQGPKTDRQVIEKLIHKLNVNERFEGETFNYKKDGTPYRVRWSIDPIYNEEGEVTHYVSVQNDLTKDWKRKQKMKEIIEERETLIKETHHRIKNNLATITGLLELQIMKTDSQEVTNVLSESMNRVQSIASIHQKLYQTDGLASIKLESYIHDLVDQLSESMETLNGNSNISFDLNLDPVSLNTRQAVPLGLILNELITNANKHAFEDEGGTISISCYKKDDQFYVAVSDNGKGLPDGLDISNTTSLGLKLIESLCNQLGAEYSFRSDDGVHFNMSFSID, from the coding sequence ATGAAAAAACAGGCCATAGATAAACTCCAGGAAAATGTTGTGGGTGACAAAAACTCCAATGGAAAGATTTCAGATATCTTACTCAAAGCTATCGAAACAACCAGTGAGATGGTTGTCATAACAGATGCTCCGGAAAAAATTGGCAACGAACAAATTATCTTTGTAAACAAAGCATTCGAACGTATTACCCAGTATTCAAGAGATGAAGTTATGGGCAAAACCCCGTCTCTTTTGCAAGGGCCTAAAACGGATCGCCAAGTTATTGAGAAGCTTATTCATAAGCTTAATGTCAATGAACGATTCGAAGGAGAAACCTTCAATTATAAAAAGGATGGTACACCCTATCGTGTTCGATGGAGCATTGATCCCATTTACAACGAAGAGGGAGAAGTAACCCACTATGTATCCGTACAAAATGATCTTACCAAAGACTGGAAGCGGAAACAAAAAATGAAGGAGATAATAGAAGAACGCGAAACACTGATTAAGGAAACCCACCACCGCATTAAAAATAATTTGGCTACTATTACCGGCCTGCTCGAGCTGCAAATAATGAAGACCGATTCGCAGGAAGTAACGAATGTACTCTCTGAAAGTATGAATCGCGTACAGTCCATTGCCTCCATTCACCAAAAGCTTTACCAAACAGATGGCTTGGCAAGCATTAAGCTGGAAAGCTATATCCACGACCTTGTAGATCAGCTTAGCGAATCAATGGAGACTCTGAACGGAAACTCAAATATCTCCTTCGACTTGAACCTTGATCCTGTTTCGCTCAATACCAGGCAAGCCGTTCCATTAGGATTAATTTTAAATGAACTTATCACTAATGCCAATAAGCACGCTTTTGAAGATGAAGGTGGCACGATCTCTATCTCCTGCTACAAGAAAGACGATCAATTTTATGTTGCAGTTAGTGATAATGGGAAAGGCCTTCCCGACGGTTTGGATATTTCAAACACAACATCCCTGGGGCTCAAGCTTATTGAATCGCTATGTAACCAATTGGGGGCAGAATACTCCTTCCGTTCTGACGATGGCGTCCATTTTAACATGAGCTTTAGTATTGATTAA
- a CDS encoding O-acetylhomoserine aminocarboxypropyltransferase/cysteine synthase: protein MSTNGKEERNLKFETLQLHAGQEPDPTTGSRAVPIYQTTSYEFDDTEHAATLFALKEFGNIYTRIMNPTSDVFEKRIAALEGGAAAVATASGQSAQFMTIATIAQAGDNIVSTSFLYGGTYNQFKVTLPRLGIDVNFAEDDKVESYEAQIDENTKAIYVESIGNPRGNVPDFEGLSALADKHGIPLIVDNTFGAAGSIARPIEYGANIVTESATKWIGGHGTSIGGVIVDAGNFNWGNGNFPVFTEPSPAYHGLNFWETFGPDGPFGNIAFAIRARVEALRDFGSAQSPFNSFLLLQGLETLSLRTERHCENALELAKWLRKQEVVDWVNYTGLEDHPYHERAKKYLNEGKFGAVLTFGVKGGLDSARTFIENVEVASHLANVGDAKTLVIHPASTTHQQLSDEEQAASGVEPDLIRVSVGIEHIDDIKEDFEIAFKKIKQPA from the coding sequence ATGAGTACTAACGGAAAAGAAGAACGCAATCTAAAATTTGAAACCCTGCAACTTCATGCCGGTCAAGAACCTGATCCCACCACGGGATCGCGCGCCGTGCCCATTTATCAAACCACCTCGTATGAGTTTGATGATACCGAGCATGCGGCCACACTTTTTGCCCTTAAAGAATTTGGCAACATCTACACCCGAATCATGAACCCCACCAGTGATGTTTTTGAAAAACGCATCGCTGCTTTAGAAGGTGGAGCTGCCGCTGTTGCTACGGCATCAGGACAATCAGCTCAATTTATGACCATCGCTACCATCGCCCAAGCCGGTGACAATATCGTCTCTACCAGTTTTCTCTATGGAGGAACCTACAATCAATTTAAAGTTACTCTTCCGCGACTGGGCATTGATGTAAACTTTGCTGAGGATGATAAAGTCGAAAGCTATGAGGCCCAAATTGATGAAAACACCAAGGCTATTTATGTAGAATCAATCGGGAATCCCCGTGGCAACGTACCGGATTTTGAAGGTCTCTCTGCCCTGGCTGATAAACATGGCATCCCACTTATTGTAGATAATACCTTTGGTGCTGCAGGATCTATAGCACGTCCCATCGAATATGGTGCTAATATTGTTACCGAATCAGCTACCAAATGGATTGGCGGTCACGGTACCAGCATTGGCGGTGTTATTGTAGATGCCGGAAACTTTAACTGGGGTAATGGGAACTTCCCGGTCTTCACGGAACCTTCTCCAGCCTATCACGGGCTCAATTTCTGGGAGACTTTCGGTCCTGATGGTCCGTTTGGCAATATTGCTTTTGCCATTCGTGCTCGGGTAGAAGCACTGCGCGATTTCGGTTCAGCCCAGTCGCCATTCAACAGCTTTTTGCTGCTTCAGGGACTTGAAACCCTCTCACTACGTACCGAACGACACTGCGAAAATGCACTTGAATTAGCTAAGTGGCTTCGCAAACAAGAAGTCGTAGATTGGGTCAATTATACCGGACTCGAAGATCATCCGTATCACGAACGCGCTAAAAAATATCTAAATGAAGGGAAATTCGGCGCTGTTCTCACCTTTGGCGTAAAAGGTGGACTTGACTCGGCCCGAACCTTTATCGAAAACGTAGAAGTTGCCAGTCACCTGGCGAATGTAGGTGATGCCAAAACGCTCGTCATTCATCCTGCTTCTACCACCCACCAGCAGCTTAGCGATGAAGAACAGGCGGCCAGTGGCGTAGAACCGGATCTTATCCGCGTTTCGGTAGGTATTGAGCATATCGATGATATTAAAGAAGACTTCGAAATCGCATTCAAAAAAATCAAGCAACCAGCATAA
- a CDS encoding aspartate kinase, with protein sequence MSQAETHILKFGGSSLKNTALIQQSVKIVANRLDEANPVVVVSAIGGVTNTLIEIAENYRDDNSYMYRTLNKLERRHRQLFDSLVSMSHPSRGYLQDLFIELRTTLNNHELKTKNYRAWKDQILSIGERASALIFSAALSEKGYQAQSYEAHHFIKTDSTFGQANVDRSLSRKLIREFILQQKAIPVITGFIGSDEKQNITTLGRSGSDYTAGLVADALHADHLEIWTDVDGVLSADPRWVDNTESIEQLSFGDISELSAHGANVIHPKTINPIQKQDTTVLVKNSYNPQHPGTLITSDYNTNGSLKTITITGPFVRLQIDQKHAVELFTKLNSWGENYPDAKPIGFTQESDFEAARFLLKQSFFEKIKEQLAAWASNRNTIFNLTDNLYKVKKFSNQFNKNEQLSARIVSLLAEHKIRPLHTERNYDERFISFLFSEDDARKAAALINNLTSQKQPTVDLFVAGTGAVGKTLLDQLKNITTNEFQFRLLGTCNSRQTLWDDSGIKLQQPLCWEKSDQTNWDALIDKLTDATNPNLIFVDATGSKDVAQLYPKLFANGIHVVTPSKLANTFEQSFFDELQSLIQKQNSSFRYETTVGAGLPVISTIKDLHSVGDDITEISGVVSGTMTYLFNQLEQGTPFSKAIVDAREKGYAEPDPRDDLSGEDVARKFLTLARTLGITIEREELEVESLIPQELTNVDKETFLEKLPSYDSTWKQRIDSAKEQNRTLRYTGKLQDRKIKIGIESVPKDSPLGQLQGTDNIIQIFSDFYNDTPLVIQGPGAGKEVTAAGVLSDILKTAKSLS encoded by the coding sequence ATGTCACAGGCAGAAACACATATCCTAAAATTTGGCGGTTCATCTCTAAAAAATACCGCTCTCATTCAACAATCGGTAAAAATCGTTGCTAATAGATTGGACGAAGCAAATCCCGTTGTGGTTGTTTCAGCTATTGGCGGTGTTACAAATACGCTTATCGAAATAGCTGAGAACTACCGCGATGACAACAGCTATATGTATCGAACATTAAATAAACTTGAACGTCGCCACCGTCAACTGTTTGACAGTTTGGTATCTATGAGCCATCCCAGCCGTGGGTACCTGCAAGACCTGTTCATTGAACTTCGAACAACCCTGAATAATCATGAACTCAAAACCAAAAACTACCGGGCGTGGAAAGACCAAATTTTATCGATTGGGGAACGAGCCTCTGCCCTTATTTTTTCGGCCGCACTTTCTGAAAAAGGATATCAGGCTCAGTCGTATGAAGCACATCACTTTATTAAAACTGATTCTACCTTCGGTCAGGCCAATGTTGATCGCAGTTTAAGCAGAAAACTTATTCGTGAATTTATCCTGCAACAAAAAGCCATTCCGGTGATAACCGGCTTTATTGGCTCTGATGAAAAGCAGAATATTACCACGCTGGGCCGATCCGGTTCTGATTACACGGCCGGACTCGTTGCCGATGCACTACATGCCGACCACCTCGAGATATGGACCGACGTCGACGGCGTCTTGTCGGCTGATCCCCGCTGGGTTGACAACACCGAGTCGATTGAACAGCTCAGCTTCGGGGATATCTCTGAACTTTCTGCTCACGGAGCCAACGTCATTCATCCCAAAACCATTAACCCCATTCAAAAACAAGATACTACTGTGTTAGTTAAAAATAGCTACAATCCTCAACACCCTGGTACACTTATCACATCAGATTATAACACAAACGGATCCTTAAAAACTATCACCATCACCGGTCCCTTTGTACGGCTACAAATTGATCAAAAACATGCAGTAGAGTTATTTACCAAGCTCAACAGCTGGGGTGAAAACTATCCCGATGCCAAACCCATTGGCTTTACGCAGGAGTCTGATTTCGAAGCTGCACGTTTTCTTTTAAAACAATCATTTTTTGAGAAAATAAAAGAACAGTTAGCTGCCTGGGCGTCCAATCGTAACACCATTTTCAACCTTACCGACAACCTTTATAAGGTGAAAAAGTTCAGCAATCAGTTTAACAAGAATGAACAACTTTCTGCCCGTATTGTTTCGTTACTTGCTGAGCATAAAATTCGCCCCTTACACACTGAGCGAAATTATGACGAACGGTTTATCTCGTTTTTGTTTTCTGAGGATGATGCTCGCAAAGCCGCGGCCCTTATCAACAACCTGACCTCCCAAAAACAGCCCACGGTTGACCTTTTTGTAGCGGGCACCGGTGCTGTAGGAAAAACGCTGCTCGACCAACTCAAAAATATAACCACGAATGAATTTCAATTTCGCCTACTGGGCACCTGCAACAGCCGCCAAACACTGTGGGATGATTCGGGAATAAAGTTACAACAACCATTATGCTGGGAAAAATCTGATCAAACGAATTGGGATGCATTAATAGATAAGCTAACAGATGCCACTAATCCCAATTTAATTTTCGTAGATGCTACCGGCAGTAAAGATGTTGCCCAACTATATCCCAAGCTGTTTGCCAATGGTATCCATGTCGTAACACCCAGCAAGTTAGCTAATACCTTCGAACAATCATTTTTCGATGAACTACAATCATTGATCCAAAAACAAAACAGCTCCTTCAGATACGAAACCACCGTTGGAGCGGGACTCCCCGTTATTTCAACCATTAAAGATCTACATTCTGTGGGAGATGACATCACTGAAATATCGGGAGTTGTTTCAGGAACCATGACATATCTTTTTAACCAGCTGGAACAAGGCACTCCTTTCAGTAAAGCTATCGTGGATGCCCGCGAAAAAGGCTACGCCGAACCCGATCCACGTGATGATTTATCCGGCGAAGATGTAGCCCGCAAATTTTTAACACTGGCACGAACCCTGGGTATCACCATAGAACGCGAGGAGCTGGAAGTAGAATCACTCATTCCGCAGGAACTAACAAATGTCGACAAGGAAACCTTTTTAGAAAAATTGCCGAGTTATGACAGTACCTGGAAGCAGCGTATTGATTCAGCTAAAGAACAAAACAGAACACTGCGATATACCGGCAAACTGCAGGATAGGAAAATTAAAATTGGCATTGAATCGGTCCCTAAAGATTCTCCATTGGGACAACTACAAGGCACCGATAATATCATCCAGATATTTTCGGATTTCTATAATGATACGCCTCTGGTCATTCAAGGTCCGGGTGCTGGCAAAGAGGTTACCGCAGCGGGAGTACTGAGTGACATCCTAAAAACTGCAAAATCGCTCTCATAA
- a CDS encoding CoA-binding protein: protein MKSTFNSWYDKKMRATEALEAETNRAEKTLNTISTIAIVGLSRSFHKDSQFVARYLQNAGYNIVPVNPNADKILGKKAYPDLKSIPHPIDIVDVFLPPAHIHKAVDQALVIDPKPRAIWLQLGTGEQTDEIKKVQGTGIEIYENRCIKVDHQFLIRPKKESTNNN from the coding sequence ATGAAATCTACTTTTAACAGCTGGTACGACAAAAAGATGCGGGCGACCGAAGCGCTCGAAGCAGAAACAAACCGCGCTGAGAAAACACTCAATACTATCTCGACCATTGCCATAGTTGGTCTCTCACGCAGTTTTCACAAGGATAGTCAGTTTGTAGCTCGCTATCTGCAAAATGCCGGCTACAACATCGTACCCGTAAACCCCAATGCGGATAAAATCTTAGGCAAAAAAGCCTATCCGGATTTGAAAAGCATTCCTCATCCCATTGATATCGTGGATGTATTTCTACCACCTGCTCATATCCATAAAGCCGTTGATCAGGCCCTGGTAATAGATCCTAAGCCAAGAGCAATCTGGCTGCAGCTTGGTACAGGAGAACAAACCGATGAAATAAAAAAGGTACAAGGAACAGGAATTGAAATTTACGAAAACCGATGTATCAAAGTCGATCACCAGTTTTTAATTCGACCCAAAAAGGAATCAACCAATAACAACTAA
- the metX gene encoding homoserine O-acetyltransferase MetX, giving the protein MSNKQSHTFDQPFVTEGGATIPEPTIAYQTWGTLNDTKDNVILVCHALTGNTSVDEWFGGTFGQNKTLDPNKHFIICPNVLGSCYGTSGPTSINPETNKPYRADFPKVTIRDIVRLQQKLLDKLDINAIELVIGGSMGGMQALEWCIMDERPQSAVLIGMGEKHRPWAIGISHTQRQAIYNDPNWEDGFYSKEQPPKDGLALARMIAMNSYRHPSDFDKKFGRRLQDGQSQYEVESYLNYQGEKLVDRFDAVSYVRLTQAMDSHDIKRSRPRIGETLAGLTIPVKVVGINSDMLYPPGECRELAELLPNGRYEEISSPHGHDAFLIEFDQLNPIIKSLQSERSEQAVS; this is encoded by the coding sequence ATGAGCAACAAACAATCACATACTTTTGATCAGCCTTTTGTTACGGAGGGCGGAGCTACGATTCCCGAACCAACCATTGCGTATCAAACGTGGGGGACCTTAAATGATACAAAAGATAATGTCATTTTGGTTTGCCACGCTTTGACCGGCAACACCTCCGTTGATGAATGGTTTGGTGGAACATTTGGCCAAAACAAGACCCTTGATCCCAACAAACATTTTATCATCTGCCCCAATGTACTTGGCAGTTGTTACGGCACCAGCGGGCCGACATCCATCAATCCCGAAACCAATAAACCATACCGTGCTGATTTCCCTAAGGTCACGATCCGTGATATTGTTCGCCTACAGCAAAAACTATTGGATAAACTCGATATTAATGCGATAGAACTGGTAATTGGAGGATCCATGGGCGGCATGCAAGCACTGGAGTGGTGCATCATGGATGAGCGTCCGCAATCGGCCGTACTTATTGGGATGGGGGAAAAACATCGCCCCTGGGCCATTGGCATTAGCCATACTCAACGACAGGCCATTTACAACGATCCCAACTGGGAGGATGGTTTCTATTCCAAAGAACAGCCCCCAAAAGACGGATTGGCACTGGCACGTATGATTGCGATGAACAGCTACCGCCATCCCTCTGATTTTGACAAAAAGTTTGGCCGCAGGCTCCAAGACGGGCAATCACAATACGAAGTAGAATCGTATCTCAACTACCAAGGCGAAAAGCTCGTAGACCGCTTTGATGCGGTTTCATATGTGCGGCTTACCCAAGCTATGGATTCTCATGACATCAAACGAAGTCGACCGCGAATCGGAGAAACACTGGCCGGACTCACCATCCCTGTAAAAGTTGTTGGTATCAACAGTGATATGCTTTATCCCCCTGGCGAATGCCGCGAGCTGGCAGAGCTTTTACCCAACGGTCGTTACGAGGAAATATCGTCTCCACACGGCCACGATGCCTTTTTAATCGAATTTGATCAACTGAATCCGATCATAAAATCATTACAATCAGAACGATCTGAACAAGCAGTTTCATAA